From Bradysia coprophila strain Holo2 unplaced genomic scaffold, BU_Bcop_v1 contig_324, whole genome shotgun sequence, the proteins below share one genomic window:
- the LOC119079301 gene encoding probable phospholipid hydroperoxide glutathione peroxidase produces MTFRKYIPSVFTNRRVISQRILFVPISLLLVVTAVNLQSCPASTTIKMASPDFYKEAKSIHEFTAVDSYGNDISLDKYKGNVVLIVNIASNCGLTRNNYAKLTELKNKYYDSGLRILSFPCNQFAYQMPEEDGEAMTCHLKAANAEFGDVFKKINVNGDDAIPLYKFLKHKLTGTLGTSFIKWNFTKFLVDKGGVPVERFSPTTDPMDIAKKIEELLKA; encoded by the exons ATGACTTTCAGAAAATATATTCCTTCGGTGTTTACAAACCGTCGGGTCATCAGTCAACGAATACTCTTCGTTCCGATCAGTCTCTTACTTGTTGTTACTGCTGTAAATTTACAAAGCTGTCCAGCTTCGACAACA ATCAAAATGGCATCACCAGATTTTTACAAAGAGGCAAAATCAATTCATGAATTCACCGCTGTAGACAGCTATGGAAACGACATTTCGTTGGACAAATACAAGGGCAATGTTGTCCTAATCGTCAATATAGCGTCCAACTGTGGCCTTACTCGGAACAACTATGCCAAATTGACGGaactcaaaaataaatattacgaTTCGG GTCTTCGCATTTTATCATTTCCATGCAATCAGTTTGCCTATCAGATGCCCGAAGAAGATGGCGAGGCGATGACGTGTCACTTGAAGGCGGCGAATGCTGAATTCGGCGACGTCTTCAAGAAAATCAATGTTAATGGCGACGATGCGATTCCGttgtacaaatttttgaaGCACAAGTTGACGGGAACTCTTGGCACGAGTTttattaaatggaattttacCAAGTTCCTGGTCGATAAGGGTGGTGTACCGGTCGAACGATTTTCGCCCACCACAGATCCGATGGATATTGCAAAGAAAATTGAGGAATTGTTGAAAGCGTAA